In a genomic window of Allomeiothermus silvanus DSM 9946:
- a CDS encoding ABC transporter permease: protein MTLWIVVRNLRVRALTTALTLLGVALASATALVVPLVLRSLERGAADAAQVFDVLIAAKGSPTQAVLSSLYLLQPPIANLPYPVYEWLARDPRSRRVVPLAFGDNYRGLPLLGTNAEIFSLRLKPTAPPYFRLRAGRAFAGAYEAVLGARAARETGLKLGDRFLSAHGFFASQAEAATAEAHHQEEEYRVVGVLEATGGPWDRAIFVPIEAYWEVHGEGLQERQVTAVLYTGKRLSDVYQVAQEINRGGLAQAVFPGQVFAQTRELLLQGQMAYGALSLLVLALAALLVGQGVYAGGLERRRHTALLRALGAGRGLVFGVVLLETLLEVALGVLLGLLLGWGLAAAGSGLLGERLGFFLPPPQLSLDLVARVLLLLPLGLLAALPPALQTARQSPLEYL, encoded by the coding sequence ATGACCCTGTGGATCGTGGTACGCAATCTGCGGGTGCGGGCGCTTACCACCGCCCTCACCCTGCTCGGGGTGGCCCTGGCCAGCGCTACTGCGCTGGTGGTACCGCTGGTGCTGCGCTCCTTGGAGCGCGGGGCGGCGGATGCCGCGCAGGTCTTCGACGTGCTCATCGCGGCCAAGGGCAGCCCCACCCAAGCGGTGCTCTCGAGCCTGTACCTGCTTCAGCCGCCCATCGCCAACCTCCCTTACCCCGTGTATGAGTGGCTGGCGCGCGACCCCCGAAGCCGCCGGGTGGTGCCGCTGGCCTTCGGCGACAACTACCGCGGCCTGCCCTTGTTGGGCACCAATGCCGAGATTTTCAGCCTGCGCCTGAAGCCCACCGCGCCGCCGTACTTCCGGTTGCGTGCGGGGCGGGCCTTCGCAGGTGCCTATGAGGCGGTGCTGGGGGCCAGGGCAGCGCGGGAGACCGGCTTGAAGCTCGGCGACCGGTTCCTCAGCGCCCACGGGTTTTTCGCTAGCCAGGCCGAGGCCGCCACCGCCGAGGCCCACCACCAGGAGGAAGAGTACCGGGTGGTAGGGGTGCTGGAGGCCACCGGGGGCCCCTGGGACCGGGCTATCTTCGTGCCCATCGAGGCCTACTGGGAGGTCCACGGCGAAGGCCTGCAGGAGCGCCAGGTGACCGCCGTGCTCTACACCGGCAAGCGCCTTTCCGACGTGTACCAGGTGGCCCAGGAGATCAACCGCGGGGGCTTGGCCCAGGCGGTCTTCCCGGGGCAGGTCTTCGCCCAGACCCGCGAGCTATTGCTGCAGGGCCAAATGGCCTACGGAGCGCTATCGCTGCTGGTGCTGGCGTTGGCGGCGCTCTTGGTAGGGCAGGGGGTGTACGCAGGGGGCCTGGAGCGTCGCCGCCATACCGCCCTGCTGCGCGCGCTGGGCGCCGGGCGGGGGCTGGTTTTCGGGGTGGTCTTGCTGGAGACGCTGCTCGAGGTGGCGCTGGGGGTGCTTTTGGGCCTCTTGCTGGGCTGGGGGCTGGCCGCTGCCGGGTCGGGGCTGTTGGGAGAGCGGCTAGGTTTTTTCTTGCCGCCCCCGCAGCTTAGCCTTGACCTGGTGGCCCGGGTTTTGCTCTTGCTGCCCCTGGGCCTGTTGGCCGCCTTACCGCCCGCGCTGCAGACCGCGCGGCAGAGCCCGCTCGAGTACCTTTAA
- a CDS encoding uracil-DNA glycosylase → MNLSTLHAELVSCTRCPRLVGWRERVGREKRRAYLEWEYWAKPVPGFGDPQAEILLFGLAPGAHGSNRTGRPFTGDASGDFLYPALYRAGLANQPLSRHRGDGLELRHVYITSAVRCAPPDNKPLPEELRNCSAWTNRELPLLPNVRVYLAIGRVGHEALLNYHALRKSAYPFAHGAEFRLPEGRVLLDTYHVSRQNTNTGKLTAEMLDTVLERAKQLAGI, encoded by the coding sequence ATGAACCTCTCCACCCTCCACGCCGAACTCGTCTCCTGCACCCGTTGCCCCCGGCTTGTTGGGTGGCGCGAGCGGGTAGGGCGAGAGAAGAGGAGAGCTTACCTCGAATGGGAATACTGGGCCAAGCCGGTGCCTGGTTTTGGTGACCCCCAGGCCGAGATACTGTTATTTGGGCTGGCCCCCGGAGCTCACGGCTCGAACCGTACTGGGCGGCCTTTTACTGGAGATGCTTCGGGGGATTTTCTCTACCCCGCACTGTACCGGGCGGGACTCGCCAACCAGCCCCTCTCGAGACACCGTGGGGATGGGCTCGAGCTTCGCCACGTCTATATCACCTCGGCGGTGCGTTGTGCCCCGCCCGACAATAAGCCCTTGCCTGAAGAACTCCGCAACTGCTCAGCTTGGACGAACCGGGAATTGCCCCTGCTCCCAAACGTGCGGGTCTACCTGGCCATAGGGCGGGTCGGGCACGAGGCTTTGCTGAACTACCATGCCCTACGGAAGTCGGCCTACCCGTTTGCCCATGGGGCCGAGTTCCGGCTGCCGGAGGGGAGGGTGCTGCTCGATACCTACCACGTCTCGAGGCAGAATACCAACACCGGGAAGCTCACTGCGGAGATGTTGGATACCGTGCTCGAGCGAGCCAAGCAATTGGCCGGGATATAG
- a CDS encoding alkaline phosphatase translates to MSRSIAAVCALALTLGSAWAAKIAIYPYDGAALLAGQRFDLRIEATELKGGLSAYRIALDGQPLAGLEQTSQGAAQAEWTLRGTFLRSGSHTLEVSLSDASGETKKSVRWEARLNPRLPRAAKNVILFIGDGMGWNTLNAARIIAQGFSPENGSPRGNLEMESGFGGMATVTTSSFDSFIVDSANSASSIMTGQKVQVNALNVYPANLKDTLAYPRIETLAEMLKRVRGASIGAVTTTFGTDATPAMLVAHTRRRGDYQAIADQYFGRGGFGLPLEVMLFGGSRDFIPKSAPGSRRKDDTDWIAEAQKLGYTFVSTRSELLAAKPQGKLFGLFHIDNFPSYLDRAVWKRPEMLGSFTDMPYLWEMTQKAVETLSQNPNGFFLMVEGGMVDKFEHPLDWQRGLWDVLELDRAVAWAKQYVAAHPDTLVVVTADHAHSLSVYGGYDYSKQGREGVGVYQEAKFPTYGDKKDANGFPLPDTARGIAVGFAATPDYCETYRGREVYKDPTISDGKGGYVANPEVCKEPGAFLRTGNLDPGSAQGVHTADPMPLFAFGAGAQLFNGLMDQTEIFFRMAQALGLNPYLERP, encoded by the coding sequence ATGTCAAGAAGCATCGCAGCCGTGTGCGCCCTGGCCCTCACCCTGGGATCGGCCTGGGCAGCCAAGATCGCCATTTACCCCTACGATGGAGCGGCCTTGCTGGCGGGGCAACGCTTCGATCTACGCATCGAGGCCACAGAGCTAAAAGGCGGCCTCAGCGCCTACCGCATTGCGCTCGACGGCCAGCCGCTGGCGGGGCTCGAGCAGACCTCCCAAGGGGCCGCTCAGGCCGAATGGACCCTGCGTGGCACCTTCCTGCGCTCCGGGAGCCACACCCTCGAGGTAAGCCTCAGCGATGCCTCTGGGGAGACCAAAAAAAGCGTCCGGTGGGAGGCTCGCCTGAACCCCCGCCTGCCCCGTGCGGCCAAGAACGTCATCCTCTTCATCGGCGACGGCATGGGCTGGAATACCCTCAACGCCGCCCGGATCATCGCCCAGGGCTTCAGCCCGGAAAACGGATCGCCCAGGGGCAACCTGGAAATGGAAAGCGGATTTGGCGGTATGGCCACGGTAACCACCAGCAGCTTCGACAGCTTCATCGTGGATTCGGCCAACTCGGCCTCTTCCATCATGACCGGGCAGAAGGTGCAGGTGAACGCCCTCAACGTCTACCCCGCCAACCTCAAGGACACCCTGGCCTACCCCCGGATCGAGACCCTGGCCGAGATGCTCAAGCGGGTGCGCGGGGCCAGCATTGGAGCGGTGACCACCACCTTCGGCACCGACGCTACCCCCGCCATGCTGGTAGCCCACACCCGGCGCCGTGGCGACTACCAGGCCATCGCCGACCAGTACTTCGGGCGCGGAGGGTTCGGTCTGCCGCTGGAGGTGATGCTCTTCGGCGGCTCGCGCGACTTCATCCCCAAAAGCGCCCCCGGCTCGCGCCGCAAGGACGATACCGACTGGATCGCCGAGGCGCAGAAGCTCGGGTACACCTTCGTCAGCACCCGCAGCGAGCTGCTGGCGGCTAAGCCCCAGGGCAAGCTCTTCGGGCTATTCCACATCGACAACTTCCCCAGCTACCTAGACCGCGCGGTCTGGAAGCGGCCCGAGATGCTGGGGAGCTTCACCGATATGCCCTACCTCTGGGAGATGACCCAGAAGGCCGTGGAGACCCTCTCGCAAAACCCCAACGGCTTCTTCCTGATGGTGGAGGGGGGGATGGTGGACAAGTTCGAGCACCCCCTGGACTGGCAGAGGGGGCTTTGGGACGTGCTCGAGCTGGATAGGGCGGTGGCCTGGGCCAAGCAGTACGTCGCCGCCCACCCCGATACCCTGGTAGTCGTGACCGCCGATCACGCCCACTCGCTATCGGTCTATGGCGGCTACGATTACTCCAAGCAGGGCCGGGAGGGGGTGGGGGTGTACCAGGAGGCGAAGTTCCCCACCTATGGCGACAAAAAAGACGCCAACGGCTTCCCCCTGCCCGACACCGCCCGGGGGATCGCCGTGGGCTTCGCCGCCACCCCCGACTACTGCGAGACCTACCGGGGCCGCGAGGTCTACAAAGACCCCACCATCTCCGACGGCAAGGGTGGCTACGTGGCCAACCCCGAGGTGTGCAAGGAGCCCGGTGCCTTCTTGCGCACCGGTAACCTCGATCCTGGAAGTGCCCAGGGGGTGCACACCGCCGACCCCATGCCGCTATTTGCCTTTGGGGCGGGCGCGCAGCTTTTCAATGGCCTGATGGATCAGACCGAGATCTTCTTCCGCATGGCCCAGGCGCTCGGGTTGAACCCCTACCTCGAGCGGCCTTAG
- a CDS encoding acyl-CoA carboxylase subunit beta produces MADNTRAWMEELLAEMEERRRHIELGGGPERIKKQHEAGKMTARERIHYLLDEGTFVELQPFAEHPESELMNGIQAPADGVITGYGKVRGRTVFVFSQDFTVLGGSLGKTHGRKISQVMDMAVKVGAPLIGLNDSAGARIQEGVDSLSGYGEVFYRNSIYSGVVPQISAILGPCAGGAVYSPAITDFVLMSKGNSYMFITGPEVIKAVTREEVTFEQLGGSEVHTTKSGVAHLERDGDYAVLDTIKQLLSYLPQNAKEKPPIFATSDPADRKTPEILDLVHPDPKRPYSMHQIIETLVDNGEFLELHTNFAKNIIVGFARLGGMSVGIVANNPRFMAGALDINASDKAARFIRTCDCFNIPILTLVDVTGFLPGVAQEHQGIIRHGAKMLYAYAEATVPKITLITRKAYGGAYLAMNSKDMGADVVMAWPTGAVAVMGAEGAANIIYRKEIQSSPDPDATRQAKIAEYKKAFDNPYVAAARGYIDDVIDPARTREILIRHLEMLWSKEEERPWKKHGNIPL; encoded by the coding sequence ATGGCAGATAATACCAGAGCTTGGATGGAAGAACTCCTAGCCGAGATGGAAGAGCGCCGCCGACACATAGAGTTGGGGGGCGGACCTGAGCGAATCAAAAAGCAGCACGAAGCGGGGAAGATGACCGCCCGTGAGCGCATTCACTATTTGCTCGACGAGGGAACCTTTGTAGAACTCCAGCCGTTTGCTGAACACCCCGAGTCCGAGCTGATGAACGGGATACAGGCCCCCGCCGACGGGGTGATCACCGGGTATGGGAAGGTAAGAGGCCGCACGGTGTTCGTTTTCAGCCAGGACTTCACTGTTTTGGGTGGCTCCTTGGGCAAAACCCATGGCCGGAAAATCTCCCAAGTGATGGACATGGCGGTCAAGGTGGGGGCTCCCCTAATTGGGCTCAACGACTCGGCGGGGGCGCGTATTCAAGAGGGTGTGGACAGCCTTTCCGGTTATGGCGAGGTGTTTTACCGCAACTCGATCTATTCCGGCGTGGTGCCGCAGATTTCAGCAATCTTAGGCCCCTGTGCAGGCGGCGCGGTATACAGCCCAGCTATCACCGACTTCGTGCTGATGAGCAAAGGGAATTCCTACATGTTCATTACCGGGCCGGAGGTCATCAAGGCGGTGACCCGGGAGGAGGTGACCTTTGAGCAGCTGGGTGGTTCGGAGGTACATACTACCAAAAGCGGAGTAGCCCACCTCGAGCGCGACGGCGACTACGCAGTGCTCGACACCATCAAGCAGCTCCTCTCCTACCTCCCGCAAAACGCCAAAGAGAAACCGCCCATCTTTGCCACCAGCGACCCCGCGGACCGCAAGACCCCGGAGATCTTGGATCTCGTCCACCCTGATCCCAAACGCCCCTACAGCATGCACCAGATCATCGAGACCCTGGTAGATAACGGGGAGTTTCTCGAACTCCACACCAACTTCGCCAAGAACATCATCGTGGGCTTCGCTCGGCTAGGCGGGATGTCGGTGGGGATCGTCGCTAACAACCCGCGCTTCATGGCTGGCGCGCTCGATATCAATGCTTCCGACAAAGCCGCTCGCTTTATCCGTACCTGTGACTGCTTCAACATTCCCATACTCACCTTGGTGGACGTGACCGGTTTTTTGCCGGGGGTCGCGCAGGAGCATCAGGGTATCATCCGCCACGGGGCTAAGATGCTCTACGCCTATGCCGAGGCTACCGTCCCCAAGATCACCCTGATTACCCGTAAGGCCTATGGCGGGGCGTATTTGGCCATGAACTCTAAGGATATGGGGGCCGACGTGGTGATGGCCTGGCCGACTGGGGCGGTCGCGGTGATGGGCGCAGAAGGTGCGGCCAACATCATCTATCGCAAGGAGATCCAGTCCTCTCCAGATCCAGACGCTACCCGTCAGGCTAAGATCGCCGAGTACAAAAAGGCCTTCGATAACCCCTACGTGGCGGCGGCTCGGGGCTATATCGATGATGTGATCGATCCGGCCCGTACCCGGGAGATCTTAATCCGGCACCTTGAGATGCTCTGGAGCAAAGAGGAAGAGCGCCCCTGGAAAAAGCACGGGAATATCCCGCTGTGA
- a CDS encoding integrase core domain-containing protein, protein MQFTTVGREIWRGARQAQRLAEANASDPEVQERLRKLRLVKALRESKKSWKEIQDLVGISRATYHRWQKALKEKGLAGLKPRSRRPKHLRTKVHWTPGLLIRIETLRKENPTWGRWSIWLTLRKEGFQMSERTVGRILAYLEKHRRIESVAGYLARTQRGKLKRRVNRPYAKRKPRGYEARAPGDLVQVDTLTLTLGPGSMVKHFSAIDLHSRFVLAEVHSRATAKLSEGFLSLLLARAPFPIRAIQVDGGSEFMAEFEEACCALGIALFVLPPRSPKLNGHVERMQRTFKEEFYTRPLPTPLSELQAELDTYLDYYNRRRPHMALGGLAPLEFLAKMQEESVPQRVSNVLTDYKPLTPLKGFGILLVAPIFG, encoded by the coding sequence GTGCAGTTTACCACCGTTGGCCGAGAGATATGGAGAGGCGCTAGACAAGCACAGAGGCTGGCCGAGGCCAACGCAAGCGACCCAGAGGTCCAGGAACGTCTGCGCAAGCTCCGACTGGTCAAAGCCCTGCGTGAAAGTAAAAAGAGCTGGAAGGAGATCCAGGACCTGGTCGGGATCAGCCGGGCCACCTACCACCGCTGGCAAAAAGCCCTAAAAGAAAAGGGCCTGGCTGGACTCAAACCCCGCTCCCGCCGCCCTAAGCACCTGCGCACAAAGGTCCACTGGACCCCAGGGCTGCTCATTAGAATAGAAACTCTCCGCAAGGAAAACCCCACCTGGGGACGCTGGTCCATCTGGCTTACCCTCCGCAAGGAGGGTTTCCAGATGAGCGAACGCACGGTGGGGCGCATCCTGGCCTACCTGGAGAAGCACCGACGTATCGAGAGCGTGGCCGGCTACCTGGCCCGGACTCAAAGAGGGAAGCTAAAGCGAAGGGTAAACCGGCCCTACGCCAAAAGGAAGCCCCGAGGATACGAGGCCAGGGCTCCTGGGGACCTGGTCCAGGTGGACACCCTCACCCTGACCTTAGGACCGGGAAGCATGGTCAAGCACTTCTCGGCGATTGACCTCCATAGCCGGTTTGTCCTGGCGGAGGTGCACAGCCGGGCCACGGCTAAGCTTTCTGAGGGGTTCTTGTCCTTGCTTCTGGCCAGGGCCCCTTTTCCCATCCGGGCCATCCAGGTGGATGGGGGCAGCGAGTTCATGGCCGAGTTTGAGGAGGCCTGCTGTGCTCTGGGGATTGCCTTGTTTGTGCTACCGCCGAGGAGTCCTAAACTCAATGGTCACGTGGAGCGGATGCAGCGGACCTTCAAGGAGGAGTTCTACACCCGGCCTTTGCCCACCCCGCTCAGCGAGCTGCAGGCAGAGCTGGATACCTACCTGGACTACTACAACCGCCGAAGGCCTCACATGGCCCTGGGGGGTCTTGCTCCGCTGGAGTTTTTGGCTAAGATGCAAGAGGAGTCGGTTCCTCAAAGAGTCTCAAATGTGTTGACCGATTACAAGCCCTTGACACCTCTCAAAGGGTTTGGTATTCTTCTCGTTGCGCCTATCTTCGGGTAG
- a CDS encoding IS982 family transposase, with translation MVFIAMRNHPRYQHSLEELFLRVFILVDDWLKANQERFRLPVQANQVASYSELFTIALVGELLAQPYELVWYWLVCQNHRGLFPRLPEYSRYHRIVRNAEPLWAELAQSLAAKEDEDWGIEVIDTKPLPIAKGKRWEWAKMPEASKGFSTMGMVWGFKLHAVVSLGGLFRRWAFVPAHAHESRVVEGLLGRATLGDRAYVGTGVYCPSRKDMKRQTFWPRALSRLRKRIETSFSSLVRSLHLHVGQVKTFWSLRARVNLKIAAHNLMHSGVLV, from the coding sequence ATGGTCTTCATTGCTATGAGAAACCATCCCCGCTATCAGCATAGCCTAGAGGAACTGTTTTTGAGGGTCTTCATCCTGGTGGATGACTGGCTCAAAGCCAACCAGGAGCGCTTCAGGCTACCGGTGCAAGCCAACCAGGTGGCCAGCTACAGCGAGTTATTCACCATAGCCCTGGTAGGTGAACTGTTGGCCCAACCCTACGAGTTGGTGTGGTACTGGCTGGTGTGTCAGAATCATCGGGGCTTGTTCCCGCGACTACCCGAGTACAGCCGTTACCATCGGATCGTGCGCAATGCGGAGCCCCTATGGGCCGAGCTCGCTCAATCGCTAGCCGCCAAGGAGGATGAGGATTGGGGGATTGAGGTCATCGACACCAAGCCCCTCCCCATCGCCAAGGGTAAGCGTTGGGAATGGGCCAAGATGCCCGAGGCCAGCAAGGGCTTCAGCACCATGGGGATGGTCTGGGGCTTTAAGCTGCACGCGGTGGTGAGCCTGGGGGGGCTGTTCCGACGTTGGGCCTTTGTGCCTGCGCACGCGCACGAGAGCCGTGTGGTCGAGGGACTGCTTGGGAGGGCCACGCTAGGGGACAGGGCTTACGTGGGCACGGGGGTGTACTGTCCCAGCCGCAAGGACATGAAGCGCCAGACCTTCTGGCCCAGGGCTTTATCCAGGCTGCGTAAACGCATCGAGACCAGTTTCAGTTCCCTGGTCCGCTCGCTTCACCTGCACGTGGGGCAGGTCAAGACCTTCTGGTCTTTACGAGCCAGGGTCAACCTCAAAATCGCTGCCCACAACCTCATGCACTCAGGTGTGTTGGTCTGA
- a CDS encoding ABC transporter ATP-binding protein, with translation MLLGPSGSGKTTLLHLLAGLRGPSAGEVWVDGRNLATLSEAQRDAYRRERVGYLFQDFYLMEGYTALENVLLGLGIAGVRGAAALRQAAEILRAVGLGQRLSHPPKRLSTGERQRVALARAVAHRPRLLLADEPTAHLDRSRAATALDLLTQTAKTLGATLVVATHDPWVMERFPRRLELYPHPATRTA, from the coding sequence GTGCTGCTGGGGCCTTCGGGGAGCGGGAAGACCACCCTGCTGCACCTGTTGGCCGGGCTGCGCGGGCCCAGCGCGGGGGAGGTATGGGTGGACGGGCGCAACCTGGCCACCCTTAGCGAGGCCCAGCGCGACGCCTACCGGCGGGAGCGGGTGGGGTACTTGTTCCAGGACTTCTACCTCATGGAGGGGTACACCGCGCTCGAGAACGTGCTCTTGGGGTTAGGCATCGCCGGGGTGCGCGGGGCGGCGGCGCTGCGCCAGGCTGCCGAGATCCTGCGCGCGGTGGGGTTGGGGCAGCGCCTGTCCCACCCCCCCAAGCGGCTTTCCACCGGGGAGCGGCAGCGGGTGGCCCTGGCCCGGGCGGTGGCCCACCGCCCCCGGCTCTTGCTGGCCGATGAGCCCACCGCTCACCTGGACCGCTCCCGCGCCGCGACGGCGCTGGACTTGCTCACCCAGACGGCCAAGACCCTCGGGGCCACGCTGGTGGTGGCCACCCACGACCCCTGGGTGATGGAGCGCTTTCCCCGCCGCCTCGAGCTTTACCCGCATCCCGCCACGAGGACCGCATGA
- the trmB gene encoding tRNA (guanosine(46)-N7)-methyltransferase TrmB, protein MLLRAGSLEFPLSQTKLFGREGRLVLEVGHGDGRFTAEIARRNPDWNILGVEVSAGSVARALKRMRREGIRTVRLYHGEARFALRNFIAPRSLYRVYVNFPDPWPKAKHEENRLLQTEFFRRLSTRLIDGGQLLLTTDHEEYWRFAQEQAQASGLFDVKTPPPPPHHLETKYALKWKEQNRSFYHAVFTKTGEDPEPWPVIERFSMAHALLSGELPQVKSFEKQIVPFAGGHAIVLEAYRALEDHSLVFLAHLEEEDLTQQVLIEARPSAHGIYVGISSFGAPLVTAGVKAAVAWVTDWLEAQGLKVVQRSY, encoded by the coding sequence ATGTTGCTCCGGGCTGGATCGCTCGAGTTCCCGCTCTCCCAGACCAAGCTCTTTGGGCGGGAGGGCCGGTTGGTGCTCGAGGTCGGACATGGGGACGGACGGTTTACCGCCGAGATTGCCCGCCGAAACCCCGACTGGAACATCCTAGGGGTGGAGGTATCGGCGGGATCGGTGGCGCGGGCACTCAAGCGGATGCGCCGCGAAGGGATCCGGACGGTGCGGCTCTATCACGGCGAGGCCCGCTTTGCCCTGCGCAACTTCATCGCTCCGCGCTCGCTCTACCGGGTCTACGTCAACTTTCCCGACCCCTGGCCCAAGGCCAAGCACGAGGAGAACCGGCTCCTGCAAACGGAGTTTTTTCGGCGGCTCTCGACTCGCCTAATAGACGGCGGACAACTTCTTCTGACCACCGATCACGAGGAGTATTGGCGCTTCGCCCAGGAACAAGCCCAAGCCAGCGGCCTGTTCGACGTAAAGACCCCGCCCCCACCCCCCCATCACCTCGAGACCAAATACGCCCTTAAGTGGAAGGAGCAAAACCGCAGCTTCTACCACGCAGTGTTTACCAAAACCGGCGAAGACCCCGAGCCTTGGCCGGTGATCGAGAGGTTTTCCATGGCCCATGCCCTATTGAGCGGAGAACTCCCCCAGGTCAAGTCGTTCGAGAAACAGATAGTTCCCTTTGCTGGTGGACATGCGATTGTGCTCGAAGCCTACCGAGCACTCGAGGACCACAGCTTGGTATTTTTGGCTCACCTGGAGGAAGAAGACCTCACCCAGCAAGTCCTGATCGAAGCCCGGCCCAGCGCGCATGGGATCTATGTGGGGATCTCGAGCTTCGGGGCTCCTTTGGTCACGGCAGGCGTTAAGGCCGCCGTGGCATGGGTAACGGACTGGCTCGAGGCTCAAGGCCTTAAGGTAGTGCAGCGATCGTATTGA
- a CDS encoding MIP/aquaporin family protein: MNIRTLVAEFIGAFTLCFVGIGAIAATQGENLVAIAFAHGLAIALMVITLGHVSGGHFNPAVTFGMLLTGRINPASAVGYWVAQLLGGLVAALFISAIYGVDAVTTGTPAPGANYSAIQAVMMEVFLTFFLVWVIFGAAIHQKYTFAGLAIGLAITMDILAGAAVSGAAMNPARVLGPAIVGGEWASHWIYWVGPLVGGGLAALLYDLLYRKPEPPHADPQYPPREV; the protein is encoded by the coding sequence ATGAATATCCGCACACTGGTTGCAGAGTTTATCGGGGCGTTCACGCTTTGCTTCGTCGGGATCGGGGCGATCGCGGCCACTCAGGGAGAGAACTTGGTCGCAATCGCCTTCGCCCACGGTCTTGCCATCGCCTTGATGGTGATTACCTTGGGGCATGTCTCCGGTGGGCACTTCAACCCCGCGGTCACCTTCGGAATGCTTCTGACCGGGCGGATCAATCCGGCTAGCGCGGTCGGTTACTGGGTAGCTCAGCTCTTGGGTGGGCTAGTCGCGGCGCTATTCATCTCGGCCATCTACGGGGTAGATGCGGTCACTACCGGCACCCCTGCCCCTGGTGCCAACTACAGCGCGATCCAGGCGGTAATGATGGAGGTATTCCTGACTTTTTTCCTGGTGTGGGTGATCTTCGGGGCAGCCATCCATCAGAAGTACACCTTCGCTGGGCTCGCCATCGGCTTGGCCATCACCATGGACATCCTGGCGGGGGCCGCGGTATCGGGGGCGGCGATGAACCCAGCTCGAGTCCTGGGCCCGGCCATCGTGGGCGGCGAATGGGCCTCCCACTGGATTTATTGGGTCGGGCCGCTGGTAGGCGGGGGCCTGGCCGCTCTGCTGTACGATCTGCTCTACCGCAAGCCCGAACCGCCTCACGCCGACCCCCAGTACCCGCCGCGAGAGGTTTAG